One window of the uncultured Methanobrevibacter sp. genome contains the following:
- a CDS encoding radical SAM protein, translating to MSTLEKMKILTDSAQYDLCDYVSHNKSSQINLPGIYEAIGHNGCKIPLFKTLLTNKCKNDCKYCINQSKRNFTRLELSPEELARAFLGYYNRGLVNGLFLSSGITGDVDSTMEKQIETVQLLRKKYGYDDYIHLKVVPGASKDSIRRAMALANRVSINIEAATPSGLAELSSTKDYNKDILRRLSWINSLQHKSTTYPNSTHTTQLIVGANDESDKEILTRMEKIYKKSELKRTYFSAFTPIEETEFSNKQACSTDRTSKLYNADSLLNDYHYNVKELVFDENDKLSLTQDPKILAAKNMDIFPVEINSAPLIELVRVPGIGVKSARQIISIRKKSPFKNKEQLRKLGVVVDRAEPYIKISGQYQTTFDF from the coding sequence ATGAGTACTTTAGAAAAGATGAAAATCCTAACAGATTCAGCACAATATGATCTTTGTGACTATGTCAGCCACAATAAAAGCTCTCAAATAAATCTGCCTGGGATTTATGAAGCCATCGGCCATAACGGATGTAAAATCCCTCTTTTTAAAACTCTATTAACAAATAAATGTAAAAATGACTGCAAATACTGTATTAATCAGTCAAAAAGAAACTTTACAAGGCTTGAACTGTCACCGGAAGAACTTGCCAGAGCATTTTTAGGATACTATAACAGAGGTCTTGTAAACGGACTTTTTTTAAGTTCAGGAATAACTGGTGATGTTGACTCCACAATGGAAAAACAGATTGAAACTGTTCAACTTCTTCGTAAAAAATATGGTTATGATGACTATATTCATCTCAAAGTTGTACCTGGTGCAAGTAAAGATTCTATCAGAAGGGCAATGGCACTTGCCAATAGGGTCAGCATAAACATTGAAGCGGCAACTCCATCCGGTCTTGCAGAACTTTCATCAACTAAAGACTACAATAAGGATATTTTAAGAAGGCTTTCATGGATAAATTCTCTACAGCACAAAAGTACAACATATCCAAATTCTACCCATACCACCCAACTGATTGTCGGTGCGAATGATGAAAGTGACAAGGAAATTCTCACTAGAATGGAAAAAATCTACAAAAAATCAGAACTAAAACGAACATATTTTTCAGCATTTACCCCAATCGAAGAAACAGAATTTTCAAATAAACAAGCCTGTTCTACTGATAGAACCTCCAAATTATATAATGCAGACAGTCTACTTAATGATTATCATTATAACGTTAAAGAACTTGTATTTGATGAAAATGACAAGTTGTCCCTTACACAGGATCCTAAAATTTTAGCTGCAAAAAATATGGATATATTCCCAGTAGAAATCAACTCCGCACCACTAATAGAACTTGTCAGAGTCCCTGGTATCGGTGTAAAATCAGCCCGTCAAATAATTTCTATTAGAAAAAAATCACCATTTAAAAATAAAGAGCAGCTTAGAAAATTAGGTGTTGTAGTGGATAGAGCTGAGCCATATATAAAAATAAGCGGACAATATCAGACTACCTTTGATTTTTAA
- a CDS encoding AAA family ATPase encodes MPRKGLGKGLDSLIPEFYDEDFDSNSTPSLEDMLNEKDEEPQVEESPKKEEDKVEDSPKDEEPKAEESPKEEEKPKNIFEELEDEKNVEETDTNSDSDEEIRQENQQEGTVERDEQSEDISGEDSSEGNVQESQEKQIDTAHVDEVKEIVNKNPRITLWSARSSAVFRYLRKTEPEFSISKEASTLIDEAVSKKYPEIWKLFEEF; translated from the coding sequence ATGCCTCGTAAAGGTCTCGGAAAAGGATTAGATTCTCTAATTCCTGAATTTTATGATGAAGATTTTGACAGTAATTCTACTCCATCATTAGAGGACATGCTAAATGAAAAGGATGAGGAACCTCAGGTAGAGGAATCTCCAAAAAAAGAAGAAGATAAGGTAGAAGATTCTCCAAAGGATGAGGAACCTAAGGCAGAGGAATCTCCAAAGGAAGAAGAAAAACCAAAAAATATATTTGAAGAATTAGAGGATGAGAAAAATGTGGAAGAGACTGATACTAATTCCGATAGTGATGAAGAAATCAGACAAGAAAATCAGCAAGAGGGAACTGTTGAGCGCGATGAGCAGTCCGAGGACATATCTGGCGAAGACAGCAGTGAAGGAAATGTACAAGAATCACAAGAAAAACAAATAGATACTGCTCATGTTGATGAAGTTAAAGAAATTGTTAATAAGAATCCTAGAATTACACTCTGGTCTGCAAGATCATCAGCAGTATTCAGGTACCTGCGTAAAACCGAGCCTGAATTCAGTATTTCTAAAGAGGCCTCAACCTTAATTGATGAGGCTGTCTCCAAAAAATATCCTGAAATATGGAAATTATTTGAGGAGTTTTAA
- a CDS encoding ParA family protein yields the protein MSEVIAVMNQKGGCGKTTTVVNTATSLAVMGKSVLVVDMDPQANATTSFGIDKTTIENTIYDAIIGDISIKKATIPTFIKNLFIIPSNISLSGAGVELSKRENYHIILKETLKDVVPLFDYVFIDLPPSLGVITVNALVASDSVLIPIQAEYYALEGVADLINTIQLVEKRLRSPTPIKGILLTLYDKRTRLSKDVHKELKNHFSESNLLFKTIIPRNIRLAEAPSFGKPCLIYDPDSTGTKAYLKLAKEILKRDEEDV from the coding sequence ATGAGTGAAGTAATTGCGGTGATGAATCAGAAAGGGGGTTGCGGTAAGACAACTACTGTTGTAAATACTGCGACATCTCTAGCAGTGATGGGAAAGTCTGTTTTAGTGGTTGATATGGATCCTCAAGCTAATGCTACAACTAGTTTTGGGATTGATAAAACTACAATAGAAAATACAATCTACGATGCCATCATTGGGGATATTAGTATTAAAAAAGCAACAATTCCTACGTTTATTAAAAATTTGTTTATTATCCCAAGTAATATATCCCTTAGTGGTGCTGGTGTGGAGCTTTCTAAACGAGAAAATTATCATATAATTTTAAAGGAAACTCTTAAGGATGTAGTCCCATTATTTGATTATGTTTTCATCGATTTACCTCCTTCTTTAGGTGTCATAACAGTCAATGCATTAGTAGCTTCCGATAGTGTTTTAATACCTATCCAAGCTGAGTATTATGCGCTTGAAGGAGTGGCTGATTTAATTAATACAATTCAATTAGTCGAAAAGAGACTTAGAAGTCCAACCCCAATTAAAGGAATTCTCCTAACTCTATATGATAAGAGAACCAGATTGAGTAAAGATGTTCATAAAGAATTGAAAAACCACTTTAGTGAAAGTAATCTATTGTTTAAAACCATTATTCCAAGAAACATCAGATTGGCTGAAGCACCAAGTTTTGGTAAACCATGTTTAATTTATGATCCAGACAGTACTGGAACTAAAGCTTATTTAAAATTAGCAAAAGAAATCCTTAAACGTGATGAGGAGGATGTATAA
- a CDS encoding TrpB-like pyridoxal phosphate-dependent enzyme, producing the protein MDYKITLNSNEVPKEWYNINADLPVELPMPINSEGKDQIASLQKAFTKAGLEQEFSQERYIKIPKEVRKLYMQMGRPSPLFRATKLEEYLNTPAKIYYKREDTSPTGSHKLNSAIPQAFFAKKEGVERLTTETGAGQWGTALSLACNLLDLDCTVYMVKVSFNQKPDRKNIMQIYNGNVYASPSENTNVGRQILAENPDHPGSLGVAISEAMEEALENDDVKYTLGSVLNQVMLHQTVIGQELKKQLEIAEETPDVMIACAGGGSNFAGSLFPFIKDKIEGNSDTQFIAVEPSACPTLTEGSYEYDFGDVNGFTPMLKMFTLGHDFVAPSVHAGGLRYHGMSPQVSLLTKEGYIEPRSAHQRDVFEAGITFARNEGVLPAPETTHAIKVAIDEALKCKQTGEEKTIVLNFSGHGMLDLKGYASYFEGTMQNAK; encoded by the coding sequence ATGGATTACAAAATTACCTTAAACTCAAATGAAGTGCCAAAAGAATGGTACAATATTAATGCTGATTTACCTGTAGAACTTCCTATGCCAATCAACAGTGAAGGAAAAGATCAGATTGCTTCTCTTCAAAAAGCCTTTACAAAAGCTGGATTGGAACAGGAATTTTCCCAGGAAAGATATATTAAAATACCTAAAGAAGTACGTAAGCTTTATATGCAAATGGGCAGACCTTCTCCATTATTTAGAGCTACTAAATTGGAGGAATACCTTAATACTCCTGCCAAAATTTATTATAAACGGGAAGATACTTCACCAACGGGTTCACATAAGTTAAATTCTGCAATTCCTCAAGCATTTTTTGCAAAAAAAGAAGGTGTAGAAAGATTAACTACAGAAACCGGTGCAGGCCAATGGGGTACTGCTTTGTCTCTTGCATGTAATTTGCTTGATTTAGACTGTACAGTATATATGGTTAAAGTTTCCTTTAATCAAAAACCTGACCGTAAGAATATTATGCAAATCTATAACGGTAATGTATATGCTTCACCAAGTGAAAATACCAATGTAGGACGCCAGATTTTAGCAGAAAATCCGGACCACCCTGGTTCTTTAGGTGTAGCTATTTCAGAAGCTATGGAAGAGGCATTAGAAAATGATGATGTCAAATATACTCTTGGTAGTGTATTAAATCAGGTCATGCTCCATCAAACCGTTATTGGTCAGGAGCTTAAAAAACAATTGGAAATTGCTGAAGAGACTCCTGATGTAATGATTGCCTGTGCCGGCGGTGGAAGTAACTTTGCTGGATCTTTGTTCCCATTTATTAAAGACAAGATTGAAGGAAATAGTGATACACAGTTTATTGCTGTTGAACCTAGTGCTTGTCCTACATTAACAGAAGGTTCTTATGAATATGACTTTGGTGATGTAAACGGATTTACTCCTATGCTTAAAATGTTTACTTTAGGTCATGACTTTGTTGCTCCTTCTGTTCATGCTGGTGGATTAAGATATCATGGAATGTCACCTCAAGTATCTTTATTAACCAAGGAAGGATATATTGAACCTAGATCTGCTCATCAAAGGGATGTATTTGAAGCAGGAATTACTTTTGCTCGTAATGAAGGTGTATTACCTGCTCCTGAAACTACACATGCAATCAAAGTTGCTATTGATGAAGCATTGAAATGCAAACAAACCGGTGAAGAAAAAACTATTGTACTTAACTTCTCAGGTCATGGTATGTTGGACTTAAAAGGATATGCTAGCTATTTTGAAGGAACAATGCAAAATGCTAAATAA
- a CDS encoding DUF1786 domain-containing protein, with amino-acid sequence MRILAIDVGTGTQDIMIYDSEKELENAIKLVLPSPHLFVSQKIRETENDIYFKGEIMGGGKIKNTILEHMEKGYDVVMHPVCARTIRDNLEQVKSFGIKISENEKDFKDYSKITLGDINITKLSQFLLGYDLEFDFDKIAIAVQDHGYNENMGDRDFRFEKIREKVSKPISPLEFGFTENVPEYFTRMHAVKRQIKNEGIEDTPMVMDTKFASIAGMCYDELAEKLNSFIAIDIGNGHTTAASIENGKIQGVFEHHTSSLTGQSLERYIKRLASGEITHEEVYNDHGHGAHVLNPISKIEKVIVSGPKRELIEKTNLDWHHAAPGGDVMMTGTVGLIKTIMG; translated from the coding sequence ATGAGAATTTTAGCAATTGATGTCGGAACAGGAACTCAGGATATAATGATTTATGACAGCGAAAAAGAACTGGAAAACGCAATAAAGTTAGTATTACCTTCTCCACATTTATTTGTATCCCAAAAAATAAGGGAAACAGAAAATGACATTTATTTCAAAGGAGAAATAATGGGTGGAGGAAAAATAAAAAATACAATCCTCGAACACATGGAAAAGGGATATGATGTGGTAATGCATCCAGTATGTGCCAGAACAATAAGGGACAATCTTGAACAGGTAAAGTCATTCGGAATCAAAATATCAGAAAACGAAAAAGACTTCAAAGATTATTCAAAAATAACATTGGGTGATATAAACATTACAAAATTATCACAGTTCCTTCTCGGATATGACCTTGAGTTTGATTTTGATAAAATTGCAATTGCAGTTCAAGACCACGGATACAATGAAAATATGGGAGACAGGGATTTCAGATTTGAAAAGATACGAGAAAAAGTATCAAAACCTATATCCCCACTTGAATTTGGCTTTACAGAAAACGTTCCGGAATACTTTACAAGAATGCATGCTGTAAAAAGACAAATTAAAAATGAAGGAATTGAAGATACACCAATGGTAATGGATACAAAGTTCGCATCAATAGCTGGAATGTGTTATGATGAATTGGCTGAAAAATTAAACAGCTTTATTGCAATAGACATAGGAAATGGCCATACAACAGCTGCATCAATTGAAAATGGAAAAATACAGGGAGTTTTTGAACATCACACTTCTAGTTTAACAGGGCAATCACTTGAAAGATATATAAAAAGACTTGCTTCAGGTGAAATTACACATGAAGAAGTATATAATGACCATGGTCATGGCGCACATGTATTAAATCCTATTTCAAAAATAGAAAAAGTTATTGTAAGCGGACCTAAAAGAGAATTAATAGAAAAAACAAATCTTGACTGGCATCATGCAGCTCCTGGAGGAGACGTGATGATGACAGGAACCGTCGGATTGATAAAAACAATTATGGGATAA
- a CDS encoding PHP domain-containing protein yields the protein MLKMDSHIHSEYSPDSSSKIDDILDVARKKEIDIIAISDHNTVDGTSEVMKKTRNTDILAIPSIEISSTLGHILGFGCEENIPRDLSPEETIDKIHDLGGIAIIPHPYCFYRHGLLCKSDYKDLKIDAIETKNARFIVGYCNNKAKKLSKRENLPGLGASDAHYWKFVGDCYSKIDCEKDIDSVIKAILKGKVEAQGKGTSNILLSKYLFERRVLKKFD from the coding sequence ATGTTAAAAATGGATTCACATATTCACAGCGAATATTCACCAGACTCATCATCTAAGATAGATGATATTTTAGATGTTGCAAGAAAAAAAGAAATCGACATAATTGCCATAAGTGATCATAATACTGTTGATGGAACAAGTGAAGTTATGAAAAAAACTAGAAATACAGATATACTTGCCATACCATCTATAGAAATTTCTTCAACACTAGGCCATATTCTTGGTTTTGGGTGTGAGGAAAATATACCTCGTGACCTATCACCTGAAGAAACAATAGATAAAATTCATGATTTAGGAGGTATTGCAATAATACCTCATCCATACTGCTTTTATAGACATGGTCTTCTGTGTAAAAGTGACTATAAAGATTTAAAAATTGATGCAATTGAGACAAAAAATGCAAGATTTATTGTAGGATATTGCAATAACAAAGCAAAAAAATTATCAAAAAGAGAAAATTTACCTGGACTGGGTGCAAGTGATGCACACTACTGGAAATTCGTGGGAGACTGTTATAGTAAAATAGACTGCGAAAAAGATATAGACAGTGTAATAAAAGCAATATTAAAAGGAAAAGTAGAAGCACAAGGAAAAGGTACTTCAAATATTTTACTTTCAAAGTATCTTTTCGAAAGAAGAGTATTAAAGAAATTTGATTAA
- the albA gene encoding DNA-binding protein Alba, translated as METNTIFVGSKPVMNYVLAVVTQFNDGSDSVLLRARGKAISRAVDAAEIVRNRFVPNSEVTDIQISTEEIENYNHEKTNVSIIEILIEKRE; from the coding sequence ATGGAAACAAATACAATTTTTGTTGGAAGTAAACCTGTTATGAATTATGTTTTAGCAGTTGTAACTCAATTCAATGATGGTTCAGATAGTGTTCTTTTAAGAGCTAGAGGTAAAGCTATCAGTAGAGCTGTCGATGCTGCTGAAATTGTCAGAAATAGGTTTGTTCCAAATTCAGAAGTTACAGATATTCAAATTTCTACAGAAGAAATTGAAAACTATAACCACGAAAAAACAAATGTGTCTATTATAGAAATTTTAATTGAAAAGAGGGAATAA
- a CDS encoding 2-isopropylmalate synthase, with product MQYKEMFNIENMNFADKIYIFDTTLRDGEQTPGVALTVDEKIQIAQKLNNLGVDKIEVGFPASSNGEIESARKINDLDLQSTLVGLARSLKNDIDAVLDSDLGYIHTFIGTSPLHRDFKLKKSKEEIIDSAVSAVEYAKDHGLTVEFSAEDATRTERDFLLEIFSQVSDAKADFLDVPDTVGVLTPLESRELITDLKNKLKTPISVHFHNDFGLATANSLAAIECGADQAHVTVNGLGERTGNCSLEELVMTLKVAYGIDLGLDTTRLYSLSNLVGRLTGVKMPVNKPIVGDNAFAHESGIHVHGILNNSSTYEPMSPEMVGHSRRIVLGKHTGANSLKSKLKEYHIDLNDDQFDSVFSQIKSLGDSGKCVTDDDLVSIAITELASARETPIIIKGMSISMGANVSPTATVKLEIDGVEKETAQTGVGPVDAALSAVRELIQEDIDMELEEYNLEAITGGTDALAEVFVVSSDSHGNKSTGRSTNQDIVMASILAVLDSINKLLLIQRTQ from the coding sequence ATGCAATATAAAGAAATGTTTAACATAGAAAATATGAACTTTGCTGATAAGATTTATATTTTTGATACCACTTTAAGAGATGGTGAGCAGACACCCGGTGTTGCTCTAACTGTTGATGAAAAAATCCAAATAGCCCAAAAACTTAACAATTTAGGTGTTGATAAAATAGAAGTTGGGTTTCCAGCCTCTTCAAATGGCGAAATAGAATCTGCAAGAAAAATAAATGATTTGGATTTACAATCTACCCTAGTAGGTCTTGCACGTTCACTTAAAAATGACATTGATGCTGTTTTAGATTCAGATTTGGGATACATTCATACATTTATAGGTACTTCTCCATTGCATCGTGACTTTAAACTTAAGAAAAGTAAAGAGGAAATTATAGACAGTGCCGTAAGTGCAGTTGAATATGCAAAAGACCATGGTTTGACAGTTGAATTTTCAGCGGAAGATGCCACTAGAACAGAAAGGGATTTTTTATTAGAAATATTTTCTCAAGTTTCTGATGCCAAAGCCGATTTTTTGGATGTACCTGACACTGTCGGCGTGTTAACTCCTCTTGAATCACGTGAATTAATAACAGATTTAAAGAATAAGTTAAAAACTCCTATAAGTGTCCATTTTCACAATGACTTTGGTTTAGCCACAGCAAATTCATTGGCAGCTATTGAATGTGGTGCAGACCAGGCACATGTTACTGTCAACGGATTGGGTGAGAGAACCGGAAACTGTTCTCTTGAAGAGCTGGTGATGACTTTGAAAGTTGCATACGGTATAGATTTGGGTCTAGACACTACCAGATTATACAGTCTGTCAAATCTTGTCGGTCGCCTAACAGGTGTTAAAATGCCAGTCAATAAACCGATTGTAGGAGATAATGCTTTTGCTCATGAATCCGGTATTCATGTTCACGGAATTTTAAACAATTCCTCTACTTATGAACCAATGTCTCCTGAGATGGTTGGTCATTCAAGACGTATTGTTTTAGGTAAACACACCGGTGCCAATTCATTAAAATCCAAACTTAAGGAATATCACATAGATTTAAATGATGATCAATTTGATTCTGTATTTTCTCAGATTAAATCTCTTGGTGACAGCGGTAAATGTGTAACTGATGACGATTTGGTTTCAATTGCTATTACAGAACTTGCATCAGCTCGTGAAACTCCTATAATAATTAAAGGAATGAGTATATCTATGGGTGCAAATGTTTCTCCAACCGCAACGGTAAAGCTTGAAATTGATGGTGTTGAAAAGGAAACTGCTCAAACCGGTGTTGGTCCTGTTGATGCTGCTTTAAGTGCTGTTCGTGAGCTTATTCAAGAGGATATAGATATGGAACTAGAAGAATATAATCTTGAAGCTATTACCGGAGGTACAGATGCTCTTGCGGAAGTTTTTGTTGTTAGTTCAGATTCTCATGGTAACAAATCTACCGGCCGGTCAACAAATCAGGATATAGTTATGGCAAGTATTTTGGCTGTTCTTGATTCCATCAATAAATTATTGTTAATTCAAAGAACACAATAA
- a CDS encoding PQQ-binding-like beta-propeller repeat protein, translated as MYKKLIIAFVICLLCLSPIAAADWDSFAGGVDHNAFREEGSDFVTNLWTFSMGSPVHSSPAIYKDHIYVVSAEGILKSIDMQTGKEEWDLDLKSPTNSSPIVNSNRLYIGCEDGLKSININNHEIAWKYDCNNVQSTPFFYDDVVYFGCDDGHLYGLDKKDGSVELNKKLDGKLKSSPIVVNDTIYIGSTNSKLYSVETDKDTNWDFTTGDEILSSPTYVNDTVIFGSSDGNIYCLNTSEGELKWKVDLNNKVISSPTLDEHDNSVYIGSDEGNLTCLDIRDGKIKWSFSTGSQIQSTPALKGNLIAFGANNGNFYVLNKYTGLQEFTYNPGTILFNSAITSSAVINGNSLLFGDDSGQVYSLNIEKYETPASVQLYYSIAILIIVIIVAVVLLRKVKGRK; from the coding sequence ATGTATAAAAAATTAATTATTGCTTTTGTAATTTGTCTTTTGTGTTTGTCTCCAATAGCTGCTGCAGATTGGGATTCATTTGCAGGGGGAGTTGACCATAACGCTTTTAGAGAGGAAGGTTCAGATTTCGTCACTAATCTTTGGACATTTAGTATGGGATCTCCTGTACATTCATCTCCTGCGATATACAAGGATCATATTTATGTTGTATCTGCAGAAGGAATTTTAAAGTCCATTGATATGCAGACCGGTAAGGAAGAATGGGATTTGGATTTGAAATCTCCAACAAATTCATCTCCTATTGTAAATTCCAACAGACTGTATATCGGTTGTGAAGATGGTCTTAAATCCATTAACATTAACAATCATGAAATTGCATGGAAATATGACTGTAATAATGTCCAGTCAACCCCATTTTTCTATGATGATGTAGTTTACTTTGGATGTGATGACGGTCATTTATACGGTTTGGATAAAAAAGACGGCAGTGTAGAATTAAACAAGAAACTAGACGGCAAACTTAAATCCTCACCTATTGTTGTGAATGATACAATTTATATAGGATCTACAAATTCCAAGCTGTACAGTGTTGAAACAGATAAAGACACTAATTGGGATTTCACAACCGGTGATGAAATTTTATCTTCACCTACCTATGTTAATGATACAGTTATTTTCGGTTCCAGTGACGGAAACATATACTGCTTAAACACTTCTGAAGGTGAATTAAAATGGAAAGTTGACCTTAACAATAAAGTCATCTCCTCACCGACCTTAGATGAACATGACAACAGCGTATATATTGGTTCTGATGAGGGTAATCTGACATGTCTTGATATTCGTGACGGTAAAATTAAATGGAGCTTTTCTACAGGTTCACAAATTCAATCCACTCCTGCTTTAAAAGGCAACTTAATAGCTTTCGGTGCCAACAACGGTAATTTCTATGTGTTAAATAAATACACAGGTCTTCAAGAATTTACATATAATCCTGGAACTATTTTGTTCAATTCGGCTATTACCTCTTCAGCTGTAATTAATGGCAACAGTTTGTTATTTGGAGATGACTCCGGTCAGGTTTATTCTCTCAATATAGAAAAATATGAAACACCTGCTTCAGTTCAACTATATTATTCTATTGCAATTTTAATTATAGTTATTATTGTAGCTGTTGTGTTACTGCGTAAGGTTAAAGGTAGAAAGTAA
- a CDS encoding ABC transporter permease translates to MIEPKKFWWMIKKELISLKRHPARLVSILAFPIIMILLFGYGMGGEMTDLPIVVVSQDHGDLTDLTLNTIKSTETYHVVEVMDSISDGKARVDSGEVKAAIILPSDYDSNSSQQKSVTLYLDSSDQMASQILESSTQGIFYRLSNMVASQTSVSTQDANITPSLGHSLDNFKDDISLHINRIYGNIKYIDFLVPAILGMTIMMSCMMGMGATIAGERETGELARLFMTPTSVATVIGGKIAAKLLIELVRALILIFMAVILFSVSIKGGFLRTFIVLVIGALCFVGFGIMLSARTSTQEDYAQISLPFSMPMMFVSGVFYPIETMPWILQKLAYIFPLTYLNDAMRGVMLKGQTLGDVWVDLVILIGFTVLFFIIGVKRFNRDV, encoded by the coding sequence ATGATAGAGCCTAAAAAATTCTGGTGGATGATCAAAAAGGAATTGATTTCACTTAAAAGGCACCCTGCCAGATTAGTATCTATTTTGGCATTTCCAATAATCATGATTTTACTTTTCGGATATGGAATGGGAGGTGAAATGACAGACCTTCCGATTGTTGTCGTTTCACAGGACCATGGTGATTTAACAGATTTAACTTTAAACACCATCAAATCAACAGAAACATATCATGTAGTTGAGGTGATGGATAGTATAAGTGATGGAAAGGCCCGAGTTGATTCGGGAGAAGTCAAGGCGGCTATAATACTGCCTTCAGATTACGATTCAAATTCTTCGCAGCAGAAAAGTGTAACGCTGTATTTGGATTCCTCAGATCAGATGGCATCTCAAATTCTTGAATCTTCAACTCAGGGAATATTTTACAGATTGTCCAATATGGTTGCTTCACAAACAAGCGTGTCAACTCAGGATGCAAATATAACTCCTTCCCTAGGCCATTCCCTCGATAACTTTAAGGATGATATTTCCCTTCATATCAACAGAATCTATGGAAATATAAAATATATTGACTTTTTGGTTCCTGCTATTTTAGGAATGACAATCATGATGAGTTGTATGATGGGAATGGGAGCTACTATTGCTGGTGAACGTGAAACTGGAGAACTTGCAAGACTCTTTATGACTCCAACATCAGTCGCTACAGTAATTGGTGGAAAGATTGCAGCGAAATTACTAATTGAGCTGGTAAGAGCTTTGATATTAATATTCATGGCTGTAATATTGTTCAGTGTAAGTATTAAGGGAGGATTCCTAAGAACATTTATTGTTCTTGTAATCGGAGCTTTATGTTTTGTCGGATTTGGAATAATGCTTTCCGCAAGAACCTCTACACAGGAGGATTATGCTCAAATTTCACTTCCGTTTTCAATGCCTATGATGTTTGTTTCAGGAGTATTTTATCCGATTGAAACAATGCCGTGGATTTTACAAAAATTGGCTTATATTTTCCCATTGACATATTTGAATGATGCAATGAGAGGTGTCATGCTTAAAGGACAAACATTAGGTGATGTCTGGGTTGATTTAGTAATTTTAATAGGGTTTACTGTTTTATTCTTTATAATAGGTGTAAAACGATTTAACAGGGATGTATAG